A genomic segment from Thermoplasmata archaeon encodes:
- the lysW gene encoding lysine biosynthesis protein LysW, whose product MSECPECGASVESHDKVLGEVFSCPDCGTELEVLATDPFAVQPAPKEAEDWGE is encoded by the coding sequence ATGAGCGAATGTCCCGAATGCGGAGCGAGCGTCGAGAGTCACGACAAGGTGCTGGGCGAGGTCTTCTCCTGCCCCGACTGCGGAACCGAGCTCGAGGTGCTGGCGACGGATCCCTTCGCGGTCCAGCCCGCCCCCAAAGAGGCCGAGGACTGGGGTGAGTGA
- the lysX gene encoding lysine biosynthesis protein LysX: MSDGFRLGVFYTIVRPEEKAILAAAEARGLAVVRIDDAEVTFGLDRPDVDADLVLNRSVSHTRALYAARFFSHYGLPTINAPEVIEVAGDKILASLRLAERGIPTPKTVVALSPEAALKALDRVGYPAVLKPAVGSWGRLMAKVGSPDEAEQIVEHKSALGAPMHSIFYVQEYVPKPERDLRVLVVGERPIAGMYRRSVGWRTNAARGATTEPLALSPPLAELSLRAAAAMGGGVLAVDLMESPGGLVVHEVNPTPEFKALAAATGADVAGAIVDFAVAEGRR, from the coding sequence GTGAGTGACGGGTTCCGGCTCGGCGTCTTCTACACCATCGTCCGGCCCGAAGAGAAGGCGATCCTCGCCGCCGCCGAGGCGCGGGGCCTCGCCGTCGTGCGGATCGATGACGCCGAGGTGACGTTCGGGCTCGATCGGCCGGACGTCGACGCCGATCTCGTCCTCAACCGCTCCGTCAGCCACACCCGGGCGCTCTACGCGGCCCGCTTCTTTTCCCACTACGGTCTCCCGACCATCAACGCACCCGAGGTGATCGAGGTCGCCGGCGACAAGATCCTCGCCTCGCTACGGCTGGCCGAGCGCGGGATCCCGACCCCGAAGACGGTCGTCGCCCTCTCGCCGGAGGCCGCGCTAAAGGCGCTCGATCGGGTGGGCTATCCGGCGGTGCTCAAGCCGGCCGTCGGTTCGTGGGGCCGCCTGATGGCGAAGGTCGGGAGCCCGGACGAGGCCGAGCAGATCGTCGAGCACAAGAGCGCGCTCGGCGCGCCGATGCACTCGATCTTCTACGTCCAGGAGTACGTGCCGAAGCCCGAGCGGGACCTGCGGGTCCTCGTGGTCGGGGAACGGCCGATCGCCGGGATGTACCGACGCTCGGTCGGCTGGCGGACGAACGCGGCCCGCGGCGCCACCACCGAGCCCCTCGCGCTCTCGCCGCCGCTCGCCGAGCTGTCGCTGCGCGCGGCCGCCGCGATGGGCGGCGGCGTGCTGGCCGTCGACCTGATGGAGTCGCCCGGCGGGCTGGTCGTGCACGAGGTGAACCCGACCCCCGAGTTCAAGGCGCTCGCCGCCGCGACCGGCGCGGACGTCGCCGGGGCGATCGTCGACTTCGCGGTCGCCGAGGGACGCCGATGA
- the argC gene encoding N-acetyl-gamma-glutamyl-phosphate reductase — MKVAIVGGSGYVGGELLRLLLRHPEVEVAQVTSDSMAGKPVARAHPNLRRATELAFSPHAKLGRADVTFLATPHGESVARVPGLVDAGGIVIDLSADFRLRDPAAYPRYYHREHPRPALLAEAVYGLPELHREALRSARLIAVPGCIATAAILALHPLAAAGALADRPVVVDAKTGSSASGQEPGPAGTHAERSGVMRAYAPAGHRHTAEIEQEVGATVALSCHAVEAVRGVLATAHAFVARPLDDTALWRLYRGRYAAEPFVRIVHDADGIHREPEPKILAGTNFCDVGFASDAHAGRVVAIAALDNLMKGAAGAAVQCLNVRAGWPETTGLEFAGLHPI, encoded by the coding sequence ATGAAGGTCGCGATCGTCGGAGGCTCCGGCTACGTCGGTGGCGAGCTATTGCGACTGCTGCTGCGGCACCCCGAGGTCGAGGTCGCCCAGGTCACGAGCGACTCGATGGCCGGTAAGCCGGTCGCGCGGGCCCATCCGAACCTGCGCCGGGCGACCGAGCTCGCATTCTCGCCGCACGCGAAGCTGGGCCGGGCCGACGTCACCTTCCTCGCGACGCCGCACGGCGAGTCGGTGGCGCGGGTACCCGGGCTCGTCGACGCCGGTGGCATCGTGATCGATCTCTCCGCCGACTTTCGTCTGCGCGATCCGGCCGCCTACCCCCGGTACTACCACCGCGAGCACCCGCGCCCCGCGCTCCTCGCCGAGGCCGTCTACGGTCTACCAGAGCTCCACCGGGAGGCGCTGCGTTCCGCGCGACTCATCGCGGTCCCGGGCTGCATCGCGACCGCCGCGATCCTCGCCCTCCATCCGCTCGCGGCGGCCGGCGCGCTCGCCGACCGGCCGGTCGTCGTCGACGCGAAGACCGGCTCGTCGGCGAGCGGCCAGGAACCGGGGCCGGCGGGCACCCACGCCGAGCGCTCGGGGGTCATGCGGGCGTACGCCCCGGCGGGCCATCGGCACACGGCCGAGATCGAGCAGGAGGTCGGCGCTACGGTCGCGCTCTCCTGCCACGCGGTCGAGGCCGTGCGCGGGGTGCTCGCGACGGCCCACGCGTTCGTCGCCCGCCCGCTCGACGACACGGCGCTCTGGCGCCTCTACCGGGGCCGGTACGCCGCCGAGCCGTTCGTTCGGATCGTGCATGACGCCGACGGGATCCACCGCGAGCCGGAGCCGAAGATCCTCGCGGGCACCAATTTCTGCGACGTCGGCTTCGCCTCCGACGCGCACGCCGGGCGCGTGGTCGCGATCGCCGCCCTCGACAACCTGATGAAGGGCGCCGCGGGCGCGGCCGTGCAGTGCCTCAACGTGCGCGCCGGATGGCCCGAGACGACCGGGCTCGAGTTCGCCGGGCTCCACCCGATCTGA
- a CDS encoding [LysW]-aminoadipate kinase has product MTIVVKIGGAAGNARDAVLDDLAARRDFLVVHGGSERVDRLGEALGRPAQYYTSPSGVVSRRSDPAHLEVLVLALAGAVQTEIVAALLARGVRAIGLSGVDAGLLLARRKEGAREVVDGHVVRLSDDRSGTIERVDAALLGSLTDLGLVPVIGPPAVSEGGEILNVDADRVAAEVAGAVGAEALLLLTNVNGLLRDRSDPASRISRVARDGIEQVLPLAAGRMKKKVLAAQAALRAGVGRVVIAPSQGPNPVDRALAGDGTVFE; this is encoded by the coding sequence ATGACGATCGTCGTCAAGATCGGCGGGGCCGCCGGGAACGCGCGGGACGCGGTCCTGGACGATCTGGCGGCCCGTCGCGATTTCCTCGTCGTGCACGGCGGCTCGGAGCGCGTGGATCGCCTCGGCGAGGCGCTCGGCCGACCGGCGCAGTACTACACCTCCCCGAGCGGGGTCGTCTCGCGCCGCAGCGATCCGGCCCATCTCGAGGTCCTGGTCCTCGCCCTCGCCGGCGCCGTGCAGACCGAAATCGTCGCCGCGCTGCTGGCTCGGGGCGTCCGGGCGATCGGACTCTCGGGGGTCGACGCCGGACTCCTCCTCGCGCGCCGCAAGGAGGGGGCGCGCGAGGTCGTCGACGGGCACGTGGTGCGGCTTTCCGACGACCGGTCGGGGACGATCGAGCGCGTCGATGCGGCGCTCCTCGGCTCCCTCACGGACCTCGGTCTCGTACCGGTGATCGGGCCACCGGCGGTGAGCGAGGGCGGTGAGATCCTCAACGTCGACGCCGACCGCGTCGCGGCCGAGGTCGCGGGCGCCGTCGGGGCGGAGGCGCTGCTCCTGCTGACGAACGTGAACGGGCTGCTGCGCGACCGCAGCGATCCCGCCTCGCGGATCTCGCGGGTGGCGCGCGACGGCATCGAGCAGGTGCTGCCGCTCGCGGCCGGGCGGATGAAGAAGAAGGTCCTGGCGGCCCAGGCCGCGCTGCGGGCGGGTGTCGGCCGGGTCGTCATCGCTCCCTCGCAGGGCCCGAACCCGGTCGATCGCGCGCTGGCCGGCGACGGAACGGTGTTCGAATGA
- a CDS encoding aminotransferase class III-fold pyridoxal phosphate-dependent enzyme, whose product MTAAASLEFGGSTRRPLTIVRGEGALLWDAQGRRYVDLGATHGAGSLGAANPEVAAAVAAQARTLAYLGSGYRSPVRTQFLERLLGLLPPSFGRVFLSNSGTEAVEAALKIARSATGRPRVVAAMRGFHGRTLGALSATWRKELREPFEPLVPGFVHVPFNDAAALEAAVDETTALVLLEPVQGEGGVHVATEGFLRAARAACDRTGALLAFDEVQTGIARTGRLFAFERWSVVPDLLLLAKSLAGGVPIGATVTTPEVEQRFRGSHHSTFGGNPLACAAGLAALDFVVRERLAERAERLGEAARARLAGLSRERVREVRGLGLLLGIELREKVVPYLAALESRGFLAIPAGATVLRLLPPLVIDEADWAAGLTAIEEVTAHGPG is encoded by the coding sequence ATGACGGCCGCCGCCTCGCTCGAGTTCGGGGGCTCGACCCGTCGGCCGCTCACGATCGTGCGCGGCGAGGGGGCGCTTCTGTGGGACGCGCAGGGCCGCCGGTACGTCGACCTCGGCGCCACCCACGGCGCCGGGAGCCTCGGCGCGGCGAACCCGGAGGTCGCGGCCGCGGTGGCGGCCCAGGCCCGCACGCTCGCGTACCTCGGTTCGGGCTACCGCAGCCCGGTCCGCACGCAGTTCCTCGAGCGGCTCCTCGGGCTGCTCCCGCCGTCGTTCGGCCGGGTGTTCCTGTCGAACTCCGGGACCGAGGCGGTCGAGGCCGCCCTCAAGATCGCGCGAAGCGCGACCGGCCGCCCCCGGGTCGTCGCGGCGATGCGCGGGTTCCACGGCCGCACGCTGGGCGCGCTGAGCGCCACCTGGCGCAAGGAGCTGCGCGAACCGTTCGAGCCGCTCGTCCCGGGGTTCGTCCACGTACCGTTCAACGATGCCGCGGCGCTCGAGGCCGCGGTCGACGAGACGACCGCCCTCGTGCTGCTCGAGCCGGTGCAGGGCGAGGGCGGGGTCCACGTCGCCACCGAGGGGTTCCTGCGCGCGGCGCGGGCCGCGTGCGATCGGACGGGTGCCCTCCTCGCCTTCGATGAGGTCCAGACCGGGATCGCGCGGACCGGCCGCCTCTTCGCGTTCGAGCGCTGGAGCGTCGTCCCGGACCTCCTCCTGCTCGCGAAGTCGCTCGCCGGCGGCGTCCCGATCGGAGCGACCGTGACCACCCCGGAGGTGGAGCAGCGGTTCCGCGGAAGCCATCACTCGACGTTCGGGGGCAACCCGCTCGCCTGCGCCGCCGGGCTCGCGGCCCTCGACTTCGTGGTGCGCGAGCGCCTCGCCGAGCGGGCGGAGCGCCTCGGCGAGGCGGCGCGCGCGCGACTGGCGGGCCTCTCCCGCGAGCGAGTGCGGGAGGTGCGGGGGCTCGGGCTGCTCCTCGGCATCGAGCTGCGAGAGAAGGTCGTGCCGTACCTCGCCGCGCTCGAGTCCCGCGGCTTCCTCGCGATCCCCGCGGGCGCCACGGTGCTGCGCCTGCTGCCGCCCCTCGTCATCGACGAGGCGGACTGGGCGGCCGGGCTGACGGCGATCGAGGAGGTGACCGCCCACGGGCCCGGCTGA